The stretch of DNA ATATCGGATGAGTGGAGATGGAGCACGGTCATACCGTTATACAAGAACAAATCTGATATCCAGAGTtataacaactataggggtatcaagttactaagtcataccatgaaagacTGGGAGATGGTGGTAGAATTGAGGGTGAGGAGGACAGTGTCTATATCCGATAACTGTTTCGGGTTCATGCCGTGTCGTTTGACTACAAAATATATCCACCTTATTAAGAGGTAGATGGAGCAGTACAGGGATAGGAAGAaggatttgcacatggtgtttattgatctggagaaagcgtatgacaagattTCTAGAGAGGTTCTTTGGAGATGCATGGAGCTAAATGTGTGTCGGTTGTCTGTATTAGggtaattaaggacatgtatgatggagctaagactcaaGTTAGGACAGTGGAAGGCGACTCAGAGCATTTTtcggttgttatggggttacaccaaggatatGCGCTCAACCCGTTCTTATTTGCCTTGGTGATGGAAGCACTGACACGCCACATTCAAGGgaaggtgccatggtgtatgttattcacTGATGAcctagttctgattgatgagatgcGAGACGACGTTAAcgagaggttggaggtttggagacaagcCCTTGAGTCTGAGTATTTCAAGTTAAGCAGGActaagacggaatacctggagtgcaaGTTCGGCGCCGAACCGAGGGAAGCGGGCACGaaagtgaggcttgaatcacaggtcatccccaagagaggcagtttcaagtaccttgggtcggttatccagggggatggggagatcgacgaggatatcACACCATATAGGGGTGGAGTGGATGAAATAGAGATTAGTATCTGGAGTtctgtgtgacaagaaagtgcctCCGTTACTCAAAAGTAAGTTTTAGaaagtggtggttagaccgaccatgttgtatggggctaagTATTGGCCAGTTAAGATtatccagaagatgaaaataGCAGAAacgaggatgttgaggtggatgtgcgggcacactaggatggataagattaggaatgaagatattcaagAGAAGGTGGGTATGGCTCCTAAGGACGACATGATGTaggaagcgaggctcagatggttcgggcacgtatAGAGGAGAAGACCAGATGTCctggtaaggaggtgtgagcgatTGATTTTGGCGACTACGAGAAGAGGTAGGGGGCGACCTAAAAAGTATTGCGAAGAGGTGATCAAATAGGATATGGCATGGCTTCCGATTTCCGAGGACATAGCCCTTGATAGGAaagtgtggaggtcgagcattagggttgtaggttaggaggtagttgagcatTTTCCTACTTTGTATATGTGTAAGGCTAGTCTGATAGGGTTTTGTCTTCGACTGCTAGTGGTTAATGTAGTGTCCACACTATTCTCCCCTTTTTCATCGAGTCGGGCCTTATTTActggttattattattatttttcatctATTCTCTGATTCTTATGTTGCTgtcattatttctattattttctg from Nicotiana tomentosiformis chromosome 11, ASM39032v3, whole genome shotgun sequence encodes:
- the LOC138901924 gene encoding uncharacterized protein, coding for MEQYRDRKKDLHMVFIDLEKAVIKDMYDGAKTQVRTVEGDSEHFSVVMGLHQGYALNPFLFALVMEALTRHIQGKVPWCMLFTDDLVLIDEMRDDVNERLEVWRQALESEYFKLSRTKTEYLECKFGAEPREAGTKVRLESQVIPKRGSFKYLGSVIQGDGEIDEDITPYRGGVDEIEISIWSSV